The Candidatus Thermoplasmatota archaeon region CCACCGAGCGCGGGCTCCCACCCCCGAGCCTGTGCGTTGCCTCCCGTTGTCCCACGGGAGCCCGCCTCGGCATTTTTCCCGATCCCGAAGGCTTCTTGGAGCCTTGCCGCCTGGATCCAGGCCGTGGACGAGTCGTATTTCAAGACCCGTTACGAAGCGGACGCCGCGAACCGCGCCAAGCAGTCCTGGACCGATCACCTCGGGTGGGTCAAGACGTTCTACGAAGGCAAGCGCTTCCCGCCCATCCCTGGATGGAACGACCGCGAACGCGACATCCTGAAGCGCGTGCCCGCGGCCGAGGCGGGGGCCGTCCGCGCCGCCCTCGCCGAGACGGGGCGCCTCCTCGCCTCCGAGTGGGCGAAGGACAACAGCGTCCGCAAGGTGTCGACGGACGACCTGCGGCGCTGGGGCGGCGAGTTCGGCGACGCGGCGAAGGACCCGTCGTCGCTCCTCAAGGCCCTCGAAGCGGTGCGCGCCGAGATCGCCCGACGCGCGGGCTGATCACTCGAGGAATCGCCCCGCCCAGACGGGAGGCGGCGCGGGACACGCGTCGTATCTCCCCCACCAGCGCGCGCGACGCCGCGCGACGGCGTCGTAGAGCGCGTCGCGCATGAATCGGGGCATGATCCGGGCGACGACCGCAAGCGCGCGCCAGCCCGGCCCGAGGGCGCGGGCCGCGCGGAGGAGCGCCGTCGAGCGAACCGATACGCGGCCGTCGCGCTCGACGAGCACGACGGAATCCGCCTTCCGCACTTCGTCCGGCGCCTCGGCCAGGAGCCGCGAGGCCGTCGCGCCCGCAAGGGGCGCGAACGCGAGGCGGCCTGCGCGGTCCCGCTTCGCGAGGAAACGGACGGCGCCGTGGCACAGCGGGCAAAGCCCGTCGAAGAGGACGACGTCCCGCGACCCGCCCGTGGGCGCGCTCATCGGACCGCGATGGGCGCTCC contains the following coding sequences:
- a CDS encoding DCC1-like thiol-disulfide oxidoreductase family protein codes for the protein MSAPTGGSRDVVLFDGLCPLCHGAVRFLAKRDRAGRLAFAPLAGATASRLLAEAPDEVRKADSVVLVERDGRVSVRSTALLRAARALGPGWRALAVVARIMPRFMRDALYDAVARRRARWWGRYDACPAPPPVWAGRFLE